In Zhaonella formicivorans, one DNA window encodes the following:
- a CDS encoding CGGC domain-containing protein, which yields MGIIACGKNWRKGCPGLCSHVLCFEALAHKAGPFKQLGEDSELISIVPCTGCPGDSILQIAEQMVTQEKVEIIVFPYCAIYNSCPGLAEKALEIQKKYNCTVVLGNYPKYSELLAYLQPPHKCCWKEQRVAYA from the coding sequence ATGGGCATCATTGCCTGCGGCAAAAACTGGAGAAAAGGTTGTCCGGGCCTTTGCTCCCATGTCTTATGTTTTGAAGCACTGGCCCACAAAGCAGGGCCCTTTAAACAATTGGGAGAAGACAGCGAATTAATAAGCATAGTTCCTTGTACAGGTTGTCCCGGCGATTCAATTTTACAAATAGCGGAGCAAATGGTAACGCAGGAGAAGGTGGAAATAATCGTTTTTCCATACTGTGCTATCTATAACAGCTGCCCCGGTTTAGCTGAAAAAGCGCTGGAAATTCAAAAAAAATACAACTGCACAGTGGTTTTGGGGAATTACCCTAAATATTCCGAGCTGTTAGCCTACCTACAGCCCCCACATAAATGCTGCTGGAAAGAGCAAAGGGTTGCTTACGCCTAA
- a CDS encoding lysophospholipid acyltransferase family protein, translated as MIYPLVKLISKWFLGFLGKPVIAGVENIPRTGPVIVVANHASLLDGFLLAACLPRRITFLSAAYLFRLPVVGAFLRAMGAIPVQNKGSELAGMRKALGILQGGGTLGLFPEGRVSQTDKSGPFQTGWAYLALKTGAPVLPVVIKGTRTALPAGAVFPRRSRIYMQVAAPWMLEKVLRPGQETMAALNTKLISQMQQMLSEM; from the coding sequence ATGATCTACCCCTTGGTTAAGTTAATTTCTAAGTGGTTTTTGGGGTTTTTGGGGAAGCCGGTAATTGCCGGGGTAGAAAATATCCCTCGAACAGGCCCGGTGATTGTGGTGGCCAACCACGCCAGCCTACTGGACGGCTTCCTTCTGGCGGCTTGCTTGCCGCGGCGGATTACGTTCTTGTCGGCAGCCTACCTGTTCAGGTTGCCAGTAGTGGGAGCGTTTTTGCGTGCTATGGGCGCCATCCCGGTGCAAAACAAGGGGAGTGAACTGGCGGGAATGAGGAAAGCATTAGGGATATTGCAGGGAGGGGGTACCCTCGGTCTTTTCCCTGAGGGTCGGGTTAGCCAGACGGACAAGTCTGGTCCATTCCAAACAGGATGGGCGTATCTCGCCCTGAAGACAGGGGCGCCGGTGCTGCCGGTGGTCATCAAGGGGACCAGGACAGCGCTGCCGGCGGGCGCCGTCTTCCCGCGTCGCAGTAGAATCTACATGCAAGTCGCTGCCCCGTGGATGCTGGAAAAGGTCCTGCGACCGGGGCAGGAAACCATGGCAGCTTTGAATACTAAACTGATCAGCCAAATGCAGCAAATGTTGAGTGAAATGTAG
- a CDS encoding AarF/UbiB family protein encodes MEHYLTEGRNAERFRQNFAGDDTVYIPKVYWEYSAPAYSPWSTWRGEAGGYGPVKAAGSGPERFARHQ; translated from the coding sequence ATGGAGCACTACCTGACGGAGGGCCGCAATGCCGAGCGCTTCCGGCAGAACTTTGCGGGAGATGATACCGTCTACATCCCTAAGGTTTACTGGGAGTATTCCGCTCCAGCGTACTCACCATGGAGTACGTGGCGGGGTGAAGCTGGGGGATATGGCCCGGTTAAAGCAGCAGGGTCAGGACCCGAGCGGTTTGCCCGTCACCAATAA
- a CDS encoding DUF951 domain-containing protein: MQFNLGDVVQMRKAHPCGSDRWEILRVGADFRIKCLGCGRMVMLPRVKFEKGVKKIITTAASPVKEC; this comes from the coding sequence ATGCAGTTCAATTTGGGTGATGTGGTGCAGATGCGCAAGGCGCATCCCTGTGGCAGCGATCGATGGGAAATACTGCGCGTTGGTGCCGATTTCAGGATAAAATGCCTGGGTTGTGGGCGCATGGTCATGCTCCCCAGGGTTAAATTTGAAAAAGGGGTTAAAAAAATAATCACCACAGCTGCTTCACCCGTAAAAGAATGTTAA
- a CDS encoding mechanosensitive ion channel family protein — MSGWEFAFKQNIIGDLLKIAAIFIVIRILVQLIYILFDHFFKITKENNNLSVDHNLLQNIRSLVKTVLVYGGYFLAAIFALEILQVQFLDAQELKNYGLKLLKAILIIIGARLILKLGWAVIDHLFLEQEEGNLLARHRRAGTLRALLRSGLMYVVYFIAGVMVLETFNVNTGSILAGAGIVGLAVGFGAQNLVRDIITGFFIIFEDQFTVGEYITTAGVTGVVEELGLRTTKIREWTGQLHIIPNGEITKVTNFNRGQMLAVVEVGIAYEANLDQALEVLRRASENAAKELAAIVETPVVQGVVALRDFDVVIRVIARTVAGEQWAVERELRKRLKEALDENGIEIPYPKRVVYSETSRQ, encoded by the coding sequence GGTTCAGCTCATATATATTCTTTTTGACCATTTTTTTAAGATTACCAAGGAAAATAACAACCTCAGCGTTGATCATAACCTCTTGCAAAATATCCGGTCTTTGGTAAAGACGGTTTTGGTATATGGCGGGTATTTTTTGGCGGCAATTTTTGCTTTGGAAATACTGCAGGTTCAATTTCTTGATGCCCAGGAACTTAAGAACTATGGCCTAAAATTACTCAAGGCAATACTCATTATCATTGGCGCAAGGCTAATATTAAAACTGGGATGGGCAGTAATTGATCATCTGTTCTTGGAGCAGGAAGAAGGAAATCTTTTGGCCAGGCATCGCCGGGCCGGGACTTTGCGGGCGCTCCTTCGCAGCGGGCTTATGTACGTCGTGTACTTTATTGCCGGCGTGATGGTATTGGAAACTTTCAATGTAAACACCGGTTCAATTCTGGCTGGAGCCGGGATTGTAGGCTTGGCAGTGGGTTTTGGCGCGCAAAACCTGGTACGGGATATAATCACAGGTTTTTTTATAATTTTTGAGGATCAGTTCACAGTAGGGGAATATATTACTACAGCCGGGGTTACGGGCGTGGTCGAAGAGTTAGGCCTCAGGACCACCAAGATCAGGGAATGGACCGGGCAACTGCACATCATTCCAAACGGTGAAATTACCAAGGTTACCAATTTTAACAGGGGCCAGATGCTGGCGGTAGTGGAGGTGGGAATAGCCTACGAAGCCAATTTGGACCAAGCTCTCGAGGTATTAAGGAGAGCCAGTGAAAATGCAGCCAAGGAACTGGCGGCCATTGTGGAAACCCCTGTGGTGCAAGGAGTTGTTGCCCTGCGGGACTTCGATGTGGTAATTCGGGTAATTGCCCGCACTGTGGCCGGGGAGCAATGGGCTGTGGAGCGGGAACTGCGCAAGCGCCTGAAAGAAGCTTTGGATGAAAACGGCATAGAAATTCCTTACCCCAAGCGGGTGGTTTATTCTGAAACCAGCAGGCAATAG
- a CDS encoding radical SAM protein — MEKWGTNLEFAKRYVSEKVLRELLNYLSSDPVNHIERLLSIGKLLARQEGHKQNIVALEKAINSNQAIRQLAEGVLGDAHPNILQGLLYNFFVNSMLLGVPRQRHLSETLGYNIPHFILVDPTSACNLRCEGCWAGAYAQHDELSFERLDRLCAEAKELGIYWIVMSGGEPFMYPCLFDLAARHNDMAFMLYTNGTRIDDRVADQIVEVGNLSPAFSLEGWEERTDRRRGPGVFKKVTAAMDRLRERGAVFGVSLTATRENMEEITSDGFVDFLVEKGARYGWVFHYIPIGRNPNPDLMLTPEQRAYMATRVPTIRQNKPIVLADFWNDGELTQGCIAGGRRYFHVTASGAVEPCAFVHFSTHNINEHSLEEILRSPLFAAFQKRQPFCGDHLRPCPIIDVPSALRDIVAESGARPTHAGADEVLKGEVGEHLDRRAAAWAAVTAEVRSRQTMRTVG, encoded by the coding sequence ATGGAAAAGTGGGGAACTAACCTGGAATTCGCCAAGCGATATGTAAGCGAAAAGGTATTGCGAGAGTTGTTAAACTACCTGAGTAGCGACCCGGTAAACCATATAGAACGGCTGCTCAGTATTGGTAAGCTTTTAGCCCGGCAGGAGGGACACAAGCAAAATATCGTTGCTTTGGAAAAGGCCATTAACTCTAATCAGGCAATAAGGCAGCTCGCAGAGGGGGTGTTAGGGGATGCCCATCCTAACATTTTGCAGGGGCTGTTATATAACTTTTTTGTTAATTCGATGCTACTGGGCGTCCCCCGTCAGCGTCATCTTTCCGAGACCCTGGGGTATAACATCCCCCATTTCATCCTGGTTGACCCCACCAGCGCCTGCAACCTGCGGTGCGAGGGGTGCTGGGCCGGCGCCTACGCCCAGCATGACGAGCTTTCCTTTGAGCGTCTTGACCGCCTTTGTGCTGAGGCCAAGGAACTCGGTATTTACTGGATCGTCATGTCCGGCGGGGAGCCCTTCATGTATCCGTGCCTGTTCGACCTGGCCGCCAGACATAATGATATGGCCTTCATGCTGTATACCAACGGCACCAGGATCGACGACCGGGTAGCGGACCAGATCGTGGAGGTGGGCAACCTGTCGCCGGCATTCAGCCTGGAGGGCTGGGAGGAAAGGACCGATCGCCGGCGGGGGCCGGGGGTATTCAAAAAGGTAACCGCCGCCATGGACCGGCTGCGGGAGCGGGGAGCGGTCTTCGGCGTTTCCCTCACCGCCACCAGGGAGAACATGGAAGAGATTACCTCCGACGGCTTCGTGGACTTCCTGGTTGAGAAAGGGGCCAGGTACGGCTGGGTCTTCCATTACATCCCCATCGGTCGCAACCCCAATCCGGACCTGATGCTGACACCGGAACAGCGGGCCTACATGGCTACGCGCGTACCCACTATCCGCCAGAACAAGCCCATCGTGTTGGCCGACTTCTGGAACGACGGGGAACTGACCCAGGGATGCATCGCCGGCGGGCGGCGGTACTTCCACGTGACCGCCAGCGGCGCGGTGGAGCCGTGTGCCTTTGTGCACTTTTCCACCCACAATATCAATGAGCACAGCCTGGAAGAGATTTTGCGCTCACCGTTGTTTGCCGCCTTCCAAAAAAGGCAGCCCTTCTGCGGCGACCACCTGCGGCCATGCCCCATTATCGATGTGCCCTCCGCGCTCCGGGACATCGTGGCGGAAAGCGGGGCCAGGCCCACCCACGCCGGCGCTGACGAAGTGCTGAAAGGGGAAGTGGGCGAACATCTGGACCGGCGGGCGGCGGCCTGGGCGGCGGTGACCGCGGAGGTACGGTCACGGCAAACCATGAGGACTGTCGGTTAA
- a CDS encoding patatin-like phospholipase family protein has translation MEERQPVRGRPRIGLALGGGGARGYAHLGVLKAFREADIPVDVIAGTSMGAVVGAAYASGYRIDELIDMALEMRGRRLLGLADPKIPRQGVIAGNRLERYFDTLTGGREFNQLEKPLIVVATDIATGEEVRINTGPVARALRASTAVPGIFCPVKSGRHLLVDGTITAPVPVSAAQEAGVEVVVAVDVCSPVDRADVLVQAWKWLKEIPFRQTYCLAGVPAFLHFLKLGLPESINIVGRSLELYDRYMEGSTLGTPSVHYWMLKPAVENVRWYEFHRVSECIQAGEAVGRQVAEEIKILLKTWDLAGRAVTAPQSKTNGGRRETGTGGEREMV, from the coding sequence ATGGAGGAAAGACAACCAGTCCGAGGGAGGCCGCGCATCGGCCTGGCCCTGGGGGGCGGTGGCGCCCGGGGCTATGCCCACCTGGGAGTACTCAAGGCTTTCCGGGAGGCAGACATCCCTGTTGATGTGATTGCCGGGACCAGCATGGGGGCGGTAGTGGGCGCCGCCTATGCCTCGGGATACCGGATTGATGAATTGATAGATATGGCCCTTGAGATGCGAGGGCGAAGGCTGTTGGGCCTGGCAGACCCGAAGATCCCCCGCCAGGGCGTGATTGCCGGCAACCGGCTGGAAAGATACTTTGATACCTTAACCGGGGGCAGGGAGTTCAATCAACTGGAGAAGCCTTTGATCGTCGTTGCCACCGACATCGCTACCGGCGAGGAAGTGCGCATCAACACCGGGCCAGTGGCCCGGGCTTTGCGGGCCAGCACTGCGGTGCCAGGGATCTTTTGCCCGGTCAAGTCAGGGAGGCACCTGCTGGTGGACGGGACGATAACCGCCCCGGTGCCGGTGTCGGCAGCCCAGGAAGCGGGGGTAGAGGTGGTGGTGGCCGTGGATGTTTGCTCGCCGGTGGACCGGGCTGATGTCCTGGTGCAGGCATGGAAGTGGTTAAAGGAGATACCTTTCAGGCAAACTTATTGCCTGGCAGGGGTACCGGCTTTCTTACACTTCCTAAAGCTGGGGTTGCCCGAGAGCATCAACATTGTTGGCCGTTCACTGGAACTGTACGACCGTTACATGGAGGGTTCCACGCTAGGGACTCCCTCCGTGCATTACTGGATGTTGAAGCCGGCGGTGGAAAATGTAAGGTGGTATGAGTTTCACCGGGTCAGTGAGTGCATCCAGGCAGGGGAAGCAGTGGGCCGGCAGGTGGCCGAAGAGATTAAGATCTTGCTGAAAACATGGGACCTTGCCGGAAGAGCTGTCACCGCTCCTCAGTCCAAGACGAACGGTGGTAGAAGAGAAACCGGTACGGGGGGTGAACGGGAAATGGTTTGA